A genomic region of Patescibacteria group bacterium contains the following coding sequences:
- a CDS encoding nucleotidyltransferase domain-containing protein → MNLNLLEKSIITTITYYDVLDYPLTGFEVFKYLINPLHIVELLGVVSDTEIEPIGKIELIDVLEVLKNRNLSFYIEEKNGFYFLKGNGEIIKIRIERQKISDEMWKKTKKIVKWLQFIPYIKMVAVSGSLAMYNAKKESDIDLLIVAKNKRIWTARFMATLFFQIIGERRYGKKTAGRFCLNHYIADESLKINFPSLYNAQTYAHLVPILEGEKGIYNKFQQENNWMNNYLAFYDFQKLKNQQSIKINSLLRFIARVNEIILNTFIGNILEKILRFFQKRHIKKHSSQNQGEGRIVVNDNQLEFHPDSPEAGIIDKYNQKMLELGFEIIEKNSGLNKN, encoded by the coding sequence ATGAATCTTAATCTGCTTGAAAAATCTATTATTACTACTATTACGTATTATGATGTATTGGATTATCCTTTGACCGGATTTGAGGTTTTTAAATATTTAATAAATCCTTTACATATTGTCGAGCTTTTAGGTGTTGTTTCTGACACTGAAATTGAACCAATTGGAAAAATTGAATTGATTGATGTTTTAGAAGTATTAAAAAACAGGAATTTAAGTTTTTATATTGAAGAAAAAAACGGATTTTATTTTTTAAAAGGCAATGGAGAGATTATTAAAATCCGCATTGAGCGCCAGAAAATTTCAGACGAAATGTGGAAGAAAACAAAAAAAATTGTTAAGTGGCTTCAATTTATTCCTTATATAAAAATGGTTGCAGTCAGCGGCTCTCTGGCAATGTATAATGCCAAAAAAGAAAGCGATATAGATTTACTGATAGTCGCGAAGAATAAAAGAATCTGGACAGCGAGATTTATGGCAACTTTATTTTTCCAGATTATTGGAGAGCGCAGGTATGGTAAAAAAACCGCAGGACGTTTTTGCCTTAACCATTATATTGCTGATGAATCCTTAAAAATAAATTTTCCGAGTTTATATAATGCCCAGACCTATGCTCATTTAGTTCCGATTTTGGAAGGGGAAAAGGGGATTTACAATAAATTCCAGCAGGAAAACAATTGGATGAATAATTATTTGGCTTTTTATGATTTCCAAAAACTGAAAAATCAGCAAAGCATCAAAATTAATTCCCTTTTAAGATTTATTGCCCGAGTCAATGAAATAATTTTGAATACTTTTATCGGAAATATCTTGGAAAAAATATTGAGATTTTTCCAAAAAAGGCATATTAAAAAGCATTCCTCGCAGAATCAAGGAGAAGGAAGAATAGTGGTTAATGACAACCAGCTTGAATTCCACCCCGATTCTCCAGAAGCAGGTATTATTGACAAGTATAATCAGAAAATGTTAGAATTAGGTTTTGAAATAATTGAAAAAAATTCAGGATTAAATAAAAACTAA
- a CDS encoding co-chaperone GroES, with translation MNIKPLEDRVLIEPASKEELTKSGIVLPDTTDKEKPEQGKVIAIGAGRIDNNGKRILMTVKVGDVVLFTKYGPNEVKIDDKEYLIAKEEDILAIIN, from the coding sequence ATGAATATCAAACCATTAGAAGATAGGGTTCTTATTGAGCCCGCTTCCAAGGAGGAACTGACAAAATCAGGAATTGTGCTTCCTGATACCACGGATAAAGAAAAGCCCGAACAAGGCAAAGTTATTGCTATTGGCGCAGGTAGAATAGACAATAATGGAAAACGTATCTTAATGACAGTTAAAGTCGGAGACGTTGTTTTATTTACTAAATATGGTCCGAATGAAGTAAAAATTGATGATAAAGAGTATTTAATTGCCAAAGAAGAGGACATTCTGGCAATTATAAATTAA